From a single Aspergillus puulaauensis MK2 DNA, chromosome 2, nearly complete sequence genomic region:
- a CDS encoding uncharacterized protein (COG:O;~EggNog:ENOG410Q2K2;~InterPro:IPR024079,IPR001590,IPR036436;~MEROPS:MER0182135;~PFAM:PF13688,PF13574,PF13582,PF13583;~SECRETED:SignalP(1-20);~TransMembrane:1 (n4-15c20/21o522-547i);~go_function: GO:0004222 - metalloendopeptidase activity [Evidence IEA];~go_function: GO:0008237 - metallopeptidase activity [Evidence IEA];~go_process: GO:0006508 - proteolysis [Evidence IEA]) has product MKGLCSFAALLALYVPSSGAAGLFGESSIRLSHPVINTPSHTIAGRSGFNITAEFGRYNQQVAFVLEPNRDLITQETRIRYLDSGQNIQDANTIPGQSYHVTKGAVWTKLPGQPWGNVGWARLMVTREGPSPLFEGTFTISDEVFEVQTQRHDAGSSGTAKGGELKVYPASAIDSTGEAGLALNRTGCMTTPGSAFHKRQSLSTEAAPAFGSSSDCFDTKRVAYMGIAIDCSYRSLFDSDADARRNVINVVNTASVVFENSFNIALALQDMVMSESECSNSTSGAHQWNMPCSTGDLNWRLNKFGDWRTTVQDGNAFWTLMTGCVPPAGEVGVSWVGQTCKTQYGMFGSGTGANVVAHSKTEWQVFAHESAHMFGANHDCSSDSCSSNQDPSGDCCPLSSSVCDANEEYLMNPIAHKRITGFSVCTVRSICSKINQAAIDTQCLVTPKEVEELGDKVNLPDGQCGNGIVETGEACDCGGDSCVESEARCCDPTTCQWKDEGYCSLSQYYSGNSSWIDNHKSLFIGLVAGLGSLVVLLVALVFFVLVLRKRRKQRPKEAALQ; this is encoded by the exons ATGAAGGGTCTCTGCAGTTTTGCTGCCCTTCTAGCACTTTATGTGCCCTCGTCAGGCGCGGCAG GACTTTTCGGAGAGTCTTCTATTCGCCTGTCACATCCGGTTATAAACACCCCGTCCCACACGATCGCAGGGCGTTCGGGGTTTAACATAACTGCCGAATTTGGCAGATATAACCAGCAAGTCGCATTCGTATTGGAGCCGAACCGGGACCTCATTACGCAAGAAACACGAATCCGTTATTTAGACAGCGGCCAAAATATCCAGGATGCAAACACAATCCCAGGACAGTCGTACCACGTCACTAAAGGCGCAGTATGGACAAAGCTGCCTGGCCAGCCTTGGGGCAATGTTGGATGGGCAAGGCTAATGGTTACCCGAGAAGGACCATCCCCATTGTTCGAAGGTACATTCACAATATCAGACGAGGTTTTTGAGGTCCAGACGCAGCGCCACGATGCTGGCTCATCCGGTACTGCTAAGGGTGGAGAACTCAAAGTCTATCCAGCTTCGGCCATAGACTCGACAGGCGAGGCAGGACTTGCTTTGAACCGAACCGGATGTATGACAACCCCAGGTTCGGCTTTTCACAAACGGCAGTCTTTGTCGACTGAAGCCGCACCAGCATTTGGGAGCTCGTCCGACTGCTTTGATACGAAACGGGTTGCGTATATGGGGATTGCAATCGATTGTTCGTACAGGAGTTTGTTCGACTCTGATGCGGATGCGAGGCGTAATGTGATCAATGTCGTAAATACGGCATCAGTTGTCTTTGAAAACAGCTTCAACATAGCCCTAGCACTTCAAGATATGGTGATGAGCGAGTCGGAATGTTCAAACAGTACATCTGGCGCGCATCAATGGAATATGCCCTGCTCGACAGGCGATTTGAACTGGCGGCTAAATAAATTTGGTGATTGGAGGACTACTGTTCAGGACGGCAATGCTTTCTGGACGCTTATGACAGGTTGCGTGCCTCCAGCTGGCGAAGTAGGCGTATCCTGGGTGGGACAAACATGCAAGACACAATATGGGATGTTCGGATCTGGGACTGGGGCCAATGTCGTTGCTCATTCCAAAACCGAATGGCAGGTCTTCGC TCATGAGTCTGCCCACATGTTCGGTGCAAACCATGACTGTAGTTCTGACAGTTGCTCCTCGAACCAGGATCCATCTGGGGATTGCTGCCCGTTATCATCGTCCGTATGCGATGCCAACGAGGAATACCTAATGAACCCGATTGCTCACAAAAGAATAACAGGCTTCTCGGTATGCACAGTGAGAAGCATCTGCTCTAAGATAAACCAGGCCGCCATCGACACGCAATGCCTCGTTACCCCCAAGGAGGTAGAGGAGCTGGGAGACAAGGTGAATCTCCCAGACGGCCAATGCGGTAATGGGATTGTTGAGACTGGTGAGGCGTGCGACTGCGGAGGGGACTCATGCGTCGAGTCTGAGGCGCGCTGCTGCGACCCAACGACTTGCCAGTGGAAGGATGAAGGATACTGCTCTTTATCGCAGTATTACAGTGGCAATTCGTCATGGATAGATAACCATAAGTCGTTGTTCATCGGCTTGGTTGCTGGTCTGGGGAGCTTGGTTGTTCTTTTGGTGGCGCTCGTCTTTTTTGTTCTTGTCCTGCGCAAACGACGCAAACAAAGGCCCAAGGAAGCTGCATTGCAATGA